A window of the Lactuca sativa cultivar Salinas chromosome 7, Lsat_Salinas_v11, whole genome shotgun sequence genome harbors these coding sequences:
- the LOC111881891 gene encoding uncharacterized protein LOC111881891 produces MMIHFQAHMIIMFFIFFFLGASAMAEAGPRNPLVDLSTPDELLSLAGYGEEKLSTVIVGGTLHCDTYFNRNSISHPISGALVAVSCDNNKKRSKSNWVRGKTDEYGDFLIDLPSHLHAISNMEKRCVVRIVHLPKISPCHRRFTSKHIRIKLTSSGNGIRTYSTDEIHLGHKQQHSHPSKNIRSKGIRKTAQHML; encoded by the exons ATGATGATCCATTTTCAAGCGCACATGATAATCATGTTTTTCATCTTCTTTTTCCTCGGAGCTTCAGCCATGGCTGAAGCTGGACCACGGAACCCACTGGTGGACCTCTCCACACCGGATGAATTATTAAGTCTAGCTGGCTATGGAGAAGAAAAGCTCTCCACGGTGATTGTTGGCGGGACTTTACACTGCGATACTTATTTCAATAGGAATTCCATTTCACATCCAATCTCCG GAGCATTGGTTGCGGTTTCATGTGATAATAACAAGAAAAGAAGTAAATCGAACTGGGTAAGAGGAAAAACTGACGAATATGGAGATTTTCTCATTGATCTTCCTTCTCATCTTCATGCGATTTCAAACATGGAAAAGAGATGTGTTGTTAGAATTGTTCATCTACCCAAGATATCTCCTTGCCACAGGCGGTTTACCAGTAAACACATAAGGATAAAGCTGACATCATCAGGGAACGGAATTCGTACATATTCAACTGATGAGATTCATCTGGGACATAAACAACAACATTCGCACCCATCCAAGAATATACGAAGCAAGGGAATAAGGAAAACAGCACAACACATGTTGTGA